A stretch of the Halorussus salinus genome encodes the following:
- the uvrA gene encoding excinuclease ABC subunit UvrA, translated as MSKEYIDVKGAEEHNLKDLDISIPREQFNVVTGLSGSGKSSLAFETVYAEGQRRYIESLSAYARNFLGQMDKPQVENVEGLSPAISIDQKNAANNPRSTVGTVTELHDYFRLLYARIGTPHCPECGREVGEQSAQNMVRRVLELPEGTRAKIAAPVVRDQKGAFEDLFDELVSEGYSRVEVDGEEFDLTTSRPDLDKNYDHDVDVIVDRVKVSPEARSRITDSVETALEEADGALKVVLPDPPEEAEADLGGATARSTGDLADESDEERLVVEFSEDLACTHCGIDFREIETRSFSFNSPHGACPECEGIGETKEVDEELVVQDTSKPLKHVFEPWSYNRTYYRRQLDNVADHFGVSVETPFEELPEDVRDAFVWGTDEKVHFEWTTKNGTREKDERFEGVIPNLERRYVETDSDSTRDHIEEYMAVTECPVCDGTRLNDQSRSVYVDGTSITEVNEMSIGDALDHFEGLEATLDERETKIAEEILKEIRARLGFMEEVGLEYLTLDREAATLSGGESQRIRLATQIGSGLVGVLYVLDEPSIGLHQRDNDRLLNTLEELRDLGNTLLVVEHDEATMRRADNVIDMGPGPGKRGGEVVVQGTVDEVEDCDESLTGDYLAGRKEIPVPDDRRDTDAALTVVGARQHNLKDLDVDLPVGQFTAITGVSGSGKSTLMHDILYKGLAREMNDNTSVDPGDHDNITGIENVEKVRLIDQSPIGRTPRSNPATYTGVFDYIRELFAETKLSKQRGYEKGRFSFNVKGGRCEECGGQGTVKIEMNFLSDVYVPCEECDGARYNDETLDVTYKGATIADVLDMSVEEAYDFFEHDQRIARRLGLLKDVGLDYMKLGQPSTTLSGGEAQRVKLAEELGKKDTGDTLYLLDEPTTGLHKEDERKLIEVLQRLTDKGNTVVVIEHELDLVKNADHVVDLGPEGGENGGEVVAAGTPEEVARAEDSHTGRYLRDLLPEVELDGPRTDRRAAPATDD; from the coding sequence ATGAGCAAGGAGTACATCGACGTGAAGGGCGCGGAGGAGCACAACCTCAAGGACCTCGACATCTCCATCCCGCGCGAGCAGTTCAACGTGGTGACGGGGCTGTCGGGGTCGGGCAAGTCGTCGCTCGCGTTCGAGACCGTCTACGCCGAGGGGCAACGCCGGTACATCGAGAGCCTGTCGGCGTACGCCCGCAACTTCCTCGGGCAGATGGACAAGCCGCAGGTCGAGAACGTCGAAGGACTCTCGCCCGCCATCTCCATCGACCAGAAGAACGCCGCCAACAACCCCCGCTCGACGGTCGGCACCGTCACCGAACTCCACGACTACTTCCGCCTGCTGTACGCTCGCATCGGGACGCCCCACTGTCCGGAGTGTGGCCGCGAGGTCGGCGAGCAGAGCGCCCAGAACATGGTCCGGCGCGTCCTCGAACTCCCCGAGGGCACCCGCGCGAAAATCGCCGCCCCGGTCGTCCGCGACCAGAAGGGAGCCTTCGAGGACCTGTTCGACGAGTTGGTCTCGGAGGGGTACTCCCGCGTCGAGGTGGACGGCGAGGAGTTCGACCTGACGACCAGTCGCCCGGACCTCGACAAGAACTACGACCACGACGTGGACGTAATCGTGGACCGCGTGAAGGTCTCCCCCGAGGCTCGCTCGCGCATCACCGACAGCGTCGAGACCGCGCTGGAGGAGGCCGACGGTGCGCTCAAGGTCGTCCTGCCGGACCCGCCCGAGGAGGCCGAGGCCGACCTCGGCGGTGCCACGGCGCGCTCGACGGGCGACTTGGCCGACGAGAGCGACGAGGAGCGTCTCGTCGTGGAGTTCTCCGAGGACTTGGCCTGCACGCACTGCGGCATCGACTTCCGGGAGATAGAGACGCGCTCGTTCTCGTTCAACAGCCCCCACGGCGCGTGCCCGGAGTGTGAGGGCATCGGCGAGACGAAGGAAGTAGACGAGGAGTTGGTGGTTCAGGACACCTCGAAACCGCTCAAGCACGTCTTCGAGCCGTGGAGCTACAACCGGACCTACTACCGGCGACAGCTCGACAACGTGGCCGACCACTTCGGCGTGAGCGTCGAGACGCCCTTCGAGGAGCTACCAGAGGACGTGCGGGACGCCTTCGTCTGGGGGACCGACGAGAAAGTTCACTTCGAGTGGACGACCAAGAACGGCACCCGCGAGAAGGACGAGCGGTTCGAGGGCGTCATCCCGAACCTCGAACGCCGCTACGTCGAGACCGATTCCGACAGCACCCGCGACCACATCGAGGAGTACATGGCGGTCACGGAGTGTCCGGTCTGTGACGGGACGCGACTCAACGACCAGAGCCGGTCGGTGTACGTGGACGGCACGTCCATCACCGAGGTCAACGAGATGTCAATCGGCGACGCGCTGGACCACTTCGAGGGATTGGAGGCGACCTTAGACGAGCGCGAGACCAAGATTGCCGAGGAGATTCTGAAGGAGATTCGCGCCCGCCTCGGCTTCATGGAGGAGGTCGGTCTCGAATACCTCACCCTCGACCGCGAGGCCGCCACCCTCTCGGGCGGCGAGAGCCAGCGCATCCGGCTCGCGACCCAAATCGGGTCGGGACTCGTCGGCGTCCTCTACGTGCTGGACGAGCCGTCCATCGGCCTCCACCAGCGGGACAACGACCGCCTGCTGAACACCTTGGAGGAGCTTCGGGACTTGGGCAACACCCTCCTCGTGGTCGAACACGACGAGGCGACGATGCGCCGGGCGGACAACGTCATCGACATGGGTCCGGGGCCGGGCAAGCGCGGCGGCGAGGTCGTCGTGCAGGGGACCGTAGACGAGGTGGAGGACTGCGACGAGTCGCTGACCGGCGACTATCTGGCGGGCCGCAAGGAGATTCCGGTGCCCGACGACCGCCGCGATACGGACGCGGCCCTGACGGTCGTGGGCGCGCGCCAGCACAACCTCAAAGACCTCGACGTGGACCTGCCGGTCGGGCAGTTCACCGCGATTACCGGCGTCTCCGGCTCCGGGAAGTCCACCCTGATGCACGACATCCTCTACAAGGGGCTGGCCCGCGAGATGAACGACAACACCAGCGTGGACCCCGGCGACCACGACAACATCACGGGGATAGAGAACGTCGAGAAGGTCCGGCTCATCGACCAGTCGCCCATTGGGCGGACTCCTCGGTCGAACCCCGCGACCTACACCGGCGTCTTCGACTACATCCGGGAGCTGTTCGCCGAGACGAAGCTCTCGAAACAGCGCGGCTACGAGAAGGGCCGCTTCTCGTTCAACGTGAAGGGCGGGCGCTGTGAGGAGTGTGGCGGACAGGGCACCGTCAAAATCGAGATGAACTTCCTCTCGGACGTGTACGTCCCCTGCGAGGAGTGCGACGGAGCCAGATACAACGACGAGACGCTGGACGTGACCTACAAGGGCGCGACCATCGCGGACGTGTTAGACATGTCCGTCGAGGAGGCCTACGACTTCTTCGAACACGACCAGCGCATCGCCAGACGGCTCGGTCTCCTGAAGGACGTAGGCTTGGACTACATGAAGCTCGGCCAGCCCTCCACGACGCTCTCGGGCGGGGAAGCCCAGCGCGTCAAGCTGGCCGAGGAGTTGGGCAAGAAAGACACCGGCGACACGCTCTACCTGCTGGACGAACCGACCACGGGCCTCCACAAGGAAGACGAGCGAAAGCTCATCGAGGTCCTCCAGCGACTCACCGACAAGGGCAACACGGTCGTCGTCATCGAACACGAACTCGACCTCGTGAAGAACGCCGACCACGTGGTGGACCTCGGACCGGAGGGCGGCGAGAACGGCGGCGAAGT
- a CDS encoding DUF6432 family protein yields MKAKREYRNREEVEVAVLDALVDRNEDGMTVFEIRSHVEADIDDLETALANLKEDGLIEASEGDHRTLITPDERVVPDPDEEVEEPSFVDKIIDRLPL; encoded by the coding sequence ATGAAGGCAAAGCGTGAGTACCGGAACCGCGAGGAGGTCGAGGTTGCGGTACTCGACGCGCTCGTCGACCGGAACGAAGACGGGATGACGGTCTTCGAGATCCGCTCGCACGTCGAGGCCGACATCGACGACTTGGAGACCGCGCTCGCCAACCTCAAGGAGGACGGTCTCATCGAAGCCAGCGAGGGCGACCACCGGACGCTCATCACGCCCGACGAGAGGGTGGTTCCGGACCCCGACGAGGAGGTCGAAGAGCCGTCGTTCGTGGACAAGATTATCGACCGACTGCCGCTATAG
- a CDS encoding pro-sigmaK processing inhibitor BofA family protein, producing MVTGLELGLLFAVVVAVVAVYWLTKAVKALLVNAVVGLLALFVAQWLGIGVVVSPWVLLIVAIGGLPGALLVVALALLGIAFTPAFVSFAPALLPAL from the coding sequence ATGGTCACGGGTCTCGAACTGGGCCTCCTGTTCGCGGTCGTCGTCGCCGTCGTCGCGGTCTACTGGCTGACCAAGGCGGTGAAGGCGCTACTCGTCAACGCCGTCGTCGGCCTGCTGGCGCTGTTCGTCGCGCAGTGGCTCGGTATCGGCGTGGTCGTCTCCCCGTGGGTCCTTCTCATCGTCGCCATCGGGGGACTCCCCGGCGCGCTCCTCGTCGTGGCGCTGGCGCTCCTCGGTATCGCGTTCACTCCGGCCTTCGTCTCGTTCGCTCCGGCCCTCCTTCCGGCGCTCTAA
- the ygfZ gene encoding CAF17-like 4Fe-4S cluster assembly/insertion protein YgfZ, translated as MTVIEEQQADLGAEWTAVGDREVPADYGRPDRAHVAVRNVVGVTEMPYGVVTVGGDDRVEYVDNVVSNDVPTADGEGAYALLLDPQGGVELDMYVYNAGEQLLLFVPPGEAAALADEWREKVFIQDVEISVATDDFAVFGVHGPKATEKIASVLNGASSPADHLSFVRGRIASVGVTVLRTDAPTGEEGFEVVCATGTTVNEAGDERANAELVFDTLLNQGLNAAPFGRTTWESLTLEAGTPLFETELRGHIPNVVGLRNAVDFEKGCFVGQEVVSRVENRGRPSKRLVGLRPERVPDSGAAVFAGDEAVGEVTRAVESPTAEEPIAFAVVDFEVGAEDDGDDSASGLTVRVEGEEVPADLAALPFVEGSDRSARVPEY; from the coding sequence ATGACTGTCATCGAGGAGCAACAGGCCGACCTCGGGGCGGAGTGGACCGCGGTGGGCGACCGCGAGGTGCCCGCCGACTACGGGCGACCCGACCGCGCGCACGTCGCGGTCCGGAACGTCGTCGGCGTCACCGAGATGCCCTACGGCGTGGTCACGGTCGGCGGCGACGACCGCGTGGAGTACGTGGACAACGTGGTGTCGAACGACGTGCCGACCGCCGACGGCGAGGGAGCCTACGCACTCTTGCTCGACCCGCAGGGCGGCGTCGAGTTGGACATGTACGTCTACAACGCGGGCGAGCAACTGCTACTGTTCGTCCCGCCGGGCGAGGCCGCCGCGCTCGCCGACGAGTGGCGCGAAAAAGTCTTCATCCAAGACGTGGAGATTTCGGTCGCCACCGACGACTTCGCCGTCTTCGGCGTCCACGGCCCGAAGGCGACCGAGAAGATAGCCAGCGTGCTGAACGGGGCCTCCTCGCCCGCCGACCACCTCTCGTTCGTCCGGGGGCGAATCGCCTCCGTGGGCGTCACCGTGCTTCGGACCGACGCGCCGACCGGCGAGGAGGGCTTCGAGGTGGTCTGTGCCACCGGGACGACCGTCAACGAGGCGGGCGACGAGCGCGCGAACGCCGAGTTGGTCTTCGACACCCTGCTGAATCAGGGGCTGAACGCCGCACCCTTTGGCCGGACGACGTGGGAGTCGCTGACGCTGGAAGCGGGCACGCCGCTGTTCGAGACCGAGCTACGGGGGCACATTCCGAACGTCGTCGGTCTCCGGAACGCGGTTGACTTCGAGAAGGGGTGTTTCGTCGGCCAAGAGGTCGTCTCGCGCGTCGAGAACCGCGGGCGGCCGAGCAAGCGACTCGTGGGCCTGCGCCCCGAACGAGTGCCCGACTCGGGCGCGGCCGTCTTCGCGGGCGACGAGGCGGTCGGCGAGGTGACGCGAGCGGTCGAGAGTCCGACCGCGGAGGAACCCATCGCGTTCGCGGTGGTCGATTTCGAGGTCGGTGCGGAAGACGACGGTGACGATTCGGCGTCCGGCCTGACCGTCCGCGTCGAGGGCGAGGAGGTCCCGGCCGACCTCGCGGCCCTGCCGTTCGTGGAGGGGAGCGACCGGTCGGCGCGCGTGCCCGAGTACTGA